One region of Indicator indicator isolate 239-I01 chromosome 35, UM_Iind_1.1, whole genome shotgun sequence genomic DNA includes:
- the FANCE gene encoding Fanconi anemia group E protein, which produces MQAPWLQTLDKPCRLLLHALVSSSLGTLAALRLLQRVQAGKEPGQAFPWQTFTKALCAKEPTLEGLEGTLAVKPRLLLLPVLCQRNLFSLLLVVQAMVPAVCLSQLLQAVEQDSHLDPWVRVLRDLLWQGPRGGEHSPPPGPLSSTCQQQLKCLCQKIAQNKSEGQRKLNWCFSRETSAAGKGPSSVPQGGKRKKVLEESLELDEREEKRSLVQEAAFEPPGTQEGGDVVGVEEGIPEEISGDGSAQNLDESAPESSQQEVAREPKKTSQAELAVEVQSFLQTHGQRLKMLLQRESNHLELSIPPELHTLTSCSPGQLEGLCAVLQLSTCPEHLLVQFCSWLLALSPDLSYTNAAILAEQLFLKRVLSLSQPPSRHLMAALASFCSKYSQPFCRVLMAAVLRKPGQGIEQIKVVCELVEEYLEQDCVQLVLSQVLEVPLSEKLLPVVQAVLGRQEVLPPKLFDLLVLTLCRQAPAFATSLNYTKLVTAVLSVYQSHPSPPEQSDCCSGLEQCSAQEITAGCAGRSQVREPQCDGVLGQRMLITW; this is translated from the exons ATGCAAGCCCCCTGGCTGCAGACCCTCGACAAGCCCTGTCGCCTCCTGCTTCACGCACTCGTCTCCAGCTCCCTTGGGACCCTGGCTGCCCTCCGATTGCTGCAGCGGGTCCAGGCTGGCAAGGAACCTGGACAGGCATTTCCCTGGCAGACCTTCACCAAGGCCCTGTGTGCCAAGGAGCCCACACTGGAgggattggaggggaccttggCTGT caaaccacggctgctgctgctccctgtcctGTGCCAGAGGaacctcttctcccttctccttgtgGTTCAAGCTATGGTGCCAGCAGTATGCCTCAGCCAACTGctccaggctgtggagcaggatTCCCATCTGGATCCCTGGGTGCGAGTGCTGAgggatctgctctggcagggaccaAGGGGAGGGGAGCACTCCCCACCTCCTGGTCCCTTGTCTTCcacatgccagcagcagctgaagtgcctGTGCCAAAAAATCGCCCAGAACAAATCAGAGGGGCAAAGAAAACTGAACTGGTGCTTCAGCAGGGAgaccagtgctgctgggaaggggCCTAGCTCTGTGCCTCAAGGTGGGAAGCGCAAGAAAGTGTTGGAGGAGAGCCTGGAGTTGgatgagagagaggagaagaggtcactggtgcaggaggcagcctTTGAACCCCCAGGAACCCAGGAGGGTGGAGATGTGGTAGGGGTGGAAGAAGGGATTCCTGAGGAGATTTCAGGGGACGGATCTGCTCAGAATCTGGATGAGTCTGCTCCAGAAAGCTCCCAACAGGAAGTGGCCAGGGAGCCCAAGAAGActtcccaggcagagctggcagtggaAGTCCAGTCCTTTCTCCAG ACGCATGGACAGAGgctgaaaatgctgctgcagagagagtCCAAT CACTTGGAGCTGAGCATCCCCCCTGAGCTGCACACCTTGaccagctgctctcctggccAG ctcgAGGGGCTGTGCGCCGTCCTCCAGCTCTCCACGTGCCCAGAGCACCTCCTGGTGCAgttctgcagctggctgctggctctcaGTCCTGACCTCAGCTACACCAATGCAGCcatcctggcagagcagctcttccTCAAGCGA GTCCTGTCCCTCAGCCAGCCACCCTCTCGCCACCTCATGGCTGCCCTTGCTTCGTTTTGCTCCAAGTATTCCCAGCCCTTCTGCAGGGTCCTGATGGCTGCAGTCCTGCGGAAGCCAGGGCAAG GCATTGAGCAGATCAAGGTGGTATGTGAACTTGTGGAGGAGTACCTGGAGCAAGACTGTGTGCAGCTGGTGCTAAG CCAAGTCCTGGAGGTGCCTTTGTCAGAGAAACTCCTGCCAGTcgtgcaggctgtgctggggcggCAG GAGGTGCTGCCACCCAAGCTCTTCGATCTCCTGGTGCTGACTCTGTGCCGCCAAGCCCCAGCCTTTGCCACATCGCTGAATTACACCAAACTGGTGACAGCTGTGCTCTCCGTGTACCAAA GTCACCCCAGCCCACCGGAGCAGTCTGACTGCTGCTCTGGACTGGAGCAATGCAGTGCTCAAGAAAtcactgcaggctgtgctggaaggAGCCAG gtGAGGGAACCACAATGTGATGGTGTTCTTGGGCAGAGAATGCTCATTACGTGGTGA
- the LOC128978053 gene encoding probable E3 ubiquitin-protein ligase makorin-1 has translation MCPQEDQGSPEEHEVILLSLYSALVKPPLEHWAQFMRHRELLGIALVRNFARGFCHWGQSCRFSHDRKSSQVCRYFQRGFCSHGEQCSYDHLQEQLVSVGTHYGSMPTVLPARWGLECSHVPVAVARAQGGAQHGTAHPGPSMTHLALKFASMEVKKEKKGKENTPAPDNITHWAISEEFATTQAQGASGSQLQQSELDTNSSDPGKAVMEAATWTDSAEVPLEPGTAAAALTIAALRAQSEALVCGICMDRVYEKPLPEERLFGILPNCSHTYCVGCIRKWRRSRDFQSAVIKACPECRITSSYYIPHKYWISDVRDKEKLIQTFKAQMGKIRCKFFVQNRGRCPFKSDCIYLHELPAGRPPQHRRQGPPVPVESAFVVESSDEEDEELCVLEWAFSLAETGF, from the exons ATGTGCCCGCAAGAAGACCAAGGGTCTCCTGAGGAGCATGAAGTGATTCTtctttccctctactctgccctagtgaagccaCCTTTGGAGCACTGGGCCCAGTTCATGAgacacagggaactgctggggatAGCTCTTGTCCG GAATTTTGCCCGTGGATTTTGTCACTGGGGCCAGAGCTGCCGCTTCTCACATGACAGAAAGTCATCCCAGGTCTGCAGGTACTTCCAGAGGGGGTTCTGCAGCCATGGAGAACAGTGCAG CTATGACCACCTCCAAGAGCAGCTTGTGTCTGTGGGGACCCACTATGGCTCCATGCCCACTGTGCTCCCCGCCCGCTGGGGCTTGGAGTGCAGCCACGTGCCTGTGGCAGTGGCTCGGGCCCAGGGGGGAGcccagcatggcacagcccaCCCTGGCCCCAGTATGACACACCTGGCCTTAAAGTTTGCAAGCATGGAGgttaagaaggaaaagaaaggcaagGAGAACACCCCAGCACCTGATAACATCACCCATTGGGCCATCAGTGAAGAATTTGCCACCACACAAGCTCAGGGTGCCTCAG gctcccagctgcagcagtcagAACTGGATACAAATTCCTCTGACCCTGGAAAGGCTGTGATGGAGGCAGCAACTTGGACTGACTCTGCAGAG gtgcccctggagccagGCACCGCAGCAGCAGCCCTCACCATCGCAGCGCTGAGGGCTCAGAGCGAGGCCTTAGTGTGCGGCATCTGCATGGATCGGGTGTATGAGAAGCCACTGCCAGAAGAGAGGCTCTTTGGGATCCTCCCAAACTGCAGCCACACATACTGTGTGGGCTGTATCCGCAAGTGGCGGCGGAGCCGCGACTTCCAGAGTGCAGTCATCAA GGCCTGCCCAGAATGCCGGATCACTTCCAGCTACTACATCCCTCACAAGTACTGGATCTCGGATGTGCGCGATAAGGAGAAGCTCATACAGACCTTCAAGGCGCAGATGGG GAAGATCCGGTGCAAGTTCTTCGTGCAGAACCGCGGCCGCTGCCCGTTCAAGTCGGACTGCATCTACCTGCACGAGCTGCCCGCCGGCCGGCCGCCGCAGCACAGGCGGCAGGGCCCTCCTGTGCCCGTC GAGAGCGCCTTTGTCGTGGAGAGCTCTGATGAGGAAGACGAGGAGCTCTGCGTGCTCGAATGGGCTTTCAGCCTGGCGGAGACAGGCTTCTGA
- the PPARD gene encoding peroxisome proliferator-activated receptor delta isoform X1: MEQLQEEVPEVKEEEEEEAVIATSGASDPSGGPDSSLPSSSYTDLSQSSSPSLSDQLQMGCEEAALGALNVECRVCGDKASGFHYGVHACEGCKGFFRRTIRMKLEYEKCERSCKIQKKNRNKCQYCRFQKCLSLGMSHNAIRFGRMPEAEKRKLVAGLTASEVSCQNPQVADLRAFSKHIYNAYLKNFNMTKKKARGILTGKASSTPPFVIHDMDTLWQAEKGLVWKQLVNGIPPYKEIGVHVFYRCQCTTVETVRELTEFAKSIPSFIGLYLNDQVTLLKYGVHEAIFAMLASIMNKDGLLVANGNGFVTREFLRSLRKPFSEIMEPKFEFAVKFNALELDDSDLSLFVAAIILCGDRPGLMNVKQVEEIQENILQALEFHLQSNHPDAQYLFPKLLQKMADLRQLVTEHAQLVQKIKKTETETSLHPLLQEIYKDMY; encoded by the exons ACCTCTCACAgagctcctctccctccctgtcaGACCAGCTGCAGATGGGCTGCGAGGAGGCAGCCTTGGGAGCACTGAACGTGGAGTGCAGGGTGTGTGGGGACAAGGCCTCAGGGTTCCACTACGGTGTCCACGCCTGTGAGGGCTGCAAG GGCTTCTTCCGCCGGACGATCCGCATGAAGCTGGAGTACGAGAAGTGTGAGAGGAGCTGCAAGATCCAGAAGAAGAACAGGAACAAGTGCCAGTACTGCCGCTTCCAGAAGTGCCTCTCACTGGGCATGTCACACAATG CAATCCGCTTCGGCCGCATGCCAgaggcagagaagaggaagctggtgGCAGGGCTGACGGCCAGTGAGGTCAGCTGCCAGAACCCACAGGTGGCCGACCTGAGAGCTTTCTCCAAGCACATCTACAATGCCTACCTGAAAAACTTCAACATGACCAAAAAGAAGGCGAGAGGCATCCTGACTGGGAaggccagcagcacccca CCTTTTGTGATCCACGACATGGACACCTTGTGGCAGGCAGAAAAGGGACTGGTGTGGAAGCAGCTGGTGAATGGCATTCCCCCCTACAAGGAGATTGGGGTGCATGTCTTCTACCGCTGCCAGTGCACCACAGTGGAGACTGTGCGGGAGCTCACTGAGTTCGCCAAGAGCATCCCCAGCTTCATAGGCCTGTACCTGAACGACCAGGTGACGCTGCTGAAGTACGGGGTGCACGAGGCCATCTTCGCCATGCTGGCCTCCATCATGAACAAGGacgggctgctggtggccaatGGGAATGGCTTCGTGACCCGCGAGTTCCTGCGCAGCCTGCGCAAGCCCTTCAGCGAGATCATGGAGCCCAAGTTCGAATTCGCTGTCAAGTTCAACGCGCTGGAGCTGGATGACAGCGACCTGTCCCTCTTCGTGGCTGCCATCATCCTCTGCGGAG ATCGTCCTGGCCTGATGAACGTGAAGCAGGTGGAGGAGATCCAAGAAAACATCCTGCAGGCACTGGAGTTTCACCTGCAGTCTAACCACCCCGATGCCCAGTACCTCttccccaagctgctgcagaagatggCTGACCTGCGGCAGCTGGTGACAGAGCACGCTCAGCTGGTGCAGAAGATCAagaagacagagacagagacatctCTGCACCCTCTTCTGCAGGAGATCTACAAGGACATGTACTAA